One genomic window of Halobellus limi includes the following:
- a CDS encoding nucleotide sugar dehydrogenase, whose amino-acid sequence MSSQLGRVGVVGLGYVGLPLALAMHRAGYDVVGVDVDEETVEKLRDGETKVSDVDDADVADALAEGIEFTTEYAALADVDGVSICVPTPLRKTDTPDLSFVVDAAERLAPVVPEGTTVILESTVYPGATKEIVGDALTENGATVGQDIYLAFSPERIDPGNEEYGPTDIPKVLGGVSQQCGDHAEAIYEPVFDEVVRVNSATEAELVKLLENTFRAVNIGLINELAQVAHELDVDIWNAIDAAKTKPFGFMAFYPGPGLGGHCIPIDPFYLSWKANEQGIDTRFIHLADTVNREMPEHVVQRIVEQLNDRGMALSTADVVVIGAAYKPDVSDTRESPAVDIVRRLEDWKANVEYHDPFVPTLDVDGNLYESVSLTNERLQEADCAVIVTDHSTLDLDRIVGNSSLVFDTRNATADLDVDGADVVRL is encoded by the coding sequence ATGAGTTCGCAGCTGGGTCGGGTCGGCGTCGTGGGACTGGGATACGTCGGCCTCCCGCTGGCGTTAGCGATGCACCGGGCCGGATACGACGTCGTCGGTGTCGACGTCGACGAAGAGACCGTCGAGAAACTCCGAGACGGCGAGACGAAGGTCAGCGACGTAGACGACGCGGACGTCGCCGATGCACTCGCGGAGGGTATCGAATTTACGACGGAGTACGCGGCACTAGCCGATGTCGACGGCGTCTCGATCTGCGTTCCGACACCGCTCCGCAAGACGGACACGCCGGATCTCTCGTTCGTCGTTGACGCCGCCGAGCGGCTCGCTCCCGTTGTCCCCGAAGGGACGACGGTCATCTTAGAGAGCACCGTCTATCCGGGGGCGACGAAAGAGATCGTCGGCGACGCGCTCACCGAGAACGGGGCAACAGTCGGCCAAGACATCTATCTCGCGTTCTCGCCGGAGCGCATCGACCCAGGAAACGAGGAGTATGGCCCCACAGACATCCCGAAAGTGCTGGGCGGCGTCAGCCAGCAGTGCGGCGATCACGCCGAGGCGATCTACGAGCCCGTCTTCGACGAAGTCGTGCGCGTGAACTCCGCGACGGAGGCGGAGTTGGTGAAACTGTTGGAAAACACGTTCCGCGCGGTCAATATCGGCCTCATCAACGAACTCGCACAGGTGGCTCACGAACTTGACGTCGACATCTGGAACGCCATCGACGCGGCGAAGACGAAGCCGTTCGGGTTTATGGCCTTCTATCCCGGGCCGGGGTTGGGTGGTCACTGCATTCCGATCGATCCCTTCTACCTGTCGTGGAAGGCCAACGAGCAGGGGATCGACACGCGCTTCATCCACCTCGCGGACACCGTCAACCGCGAGATGCCCGAACACGTGGTCCAGCGCATCGTCGAGCAGTTGAACGACCGGGGGATGGCATTGTCGACGGCTGACGTCGTCGTCATCGGAGCGGCCTACAAACCCGACGTCTCCGATACGCGGGAGTCGCCCGCCGTGGACATCGTCAGGCGACTCGAAGACTGGAAGGCGAACGTCGAGTACCACGACCCGTTCGTGCCGACGCTCGACGTCGACGGAAATCTCTACGAGTCGGTTTCTTTGACGAACGAACGACTACAGGAGGCAGACTGTGCAGTCATCGTGACAGATCACAGCACGCTCGATCTCGACCGAATCGTCGGGAACTCGTCACTCGTGTTCGACACGCGGAACGCGACAGCCGATCTCGATGTCGATGGCGCCGACGTCGTCCGACTCTGA
- the aglG gene encoding glucosyl-dolichyl phosphate glucuronosyltransferase, protein MKVSVVICTYSEEMYEHFEDSLESVQSQTYDDVEIVVIVDGNEALYERILSEYGDDPQLKIHCNDENVGLSGSRNNALEYVTGDIVALIDDDAVADERWVEELVSVYEERDAIAVGGKMTPLWVAGKPEFLPEEFYWLVGVTHRGFAEPGEEVRNTFGSNISFKTEVLRELGGFATEVGRQGEKNLQAHETEFCARMREEYGRGVIYNPDAKVGHKVFEWRTDKRWLLERSFWQGYSKRAMETLVSEESSEEESDFLKKLLFAFVPSRVKSLVADPDTTEAKQLFTLFVLTGTVGIGYLYGLAKW, encoded by the coding sequence ATGAAAGTCTCCGTCGTCATCTGTACGTACTCCGAGGAGATGTACGAACACTTCGAGGACAGCCTCGAGAGCGTACAGTCCCAGACGTATGACGACGTTGAAATCGTCGTAATCGTCGACGGGAACGAAGCACTCTACGAGCGGATCCTCTCGGAATACGGAGACGACCCGCAGCTGAAAATCCACTGCAACGATGAAAACGTCGGCCTCTCGGGAAGTCGTAACAACGCCCTCGAATACGTCACCGGCGACATCGTCGCGCTCATCGACGACGACGCCGTCGCGGACGAACGGTGGGTCGAAGAACTCGTCTCCGTGTACGAAGAACGGGACGCCATCGCCGTCGGCGGGAAGATGACACCACTGTGGGTCGCGGGAAAGCCCGAGTTCCTCCCCGAGGAGTTCTACTGGCTGGTCGGCGTCACTCACCGCGGATTCGCCGAGCCCGGCGAGGAGGTTCGAAACACCTTCGGCTCGAACATCTCGTTCAAGACGGAGGTGCTCAGGGAACTTGGAGGGTTCGCAACCGAGGTCGGACGACAGGGTGAAAAGAACCTCCAGGCTCACGAGACGGAGTTCTGTGCCCGGATGCGAGAAGAGTACGGGCGGGGTGTGATTTACAATCCCGATGCGAAGGTCGGTCACAAAGTATTCGAATGGCGGACCGACAAGCGGTGGTTACTGGAACGCTCGTTCTGGCAGGGGTACTCCAAGCGTGCGATGGAGACGCTCGTCTCAGAGGAATCGAGCGAGGAGGAGTCGGACTTCCTGAAGAAGCTCCTCTTTGCGTTCGTTCCGTCGCGAGTGAAATCGCTCGTCGCGGATCCGGACACGACCGAGGCGAAACAGCTCTTCACGCTCTTCGTGCTCACCGGAACGGTGGGTATCGGTTACCTGTACGGACTCGCGAAGTGGTGA
- a CDS encoding flippase, whose translation MRIGQTSFVVFASKLLGSALGFVATLYFARTLGAAVLGQYALVLAIVAWLSLAGNLGISGAITKRMTEGTDTPAYATAGALVVAAFGLALGALVFLFDEAVNAYVGEPVAPLVVALLLLGLFQSLTNSALQGERKVHITGLLTPVGIAVRSVIQIALVFVGSELVGMIAGYAIANFLVAVVGLGLLSVGVARPSRKHFASLYEYAKFSWLGGLQSRSFNDVDVLLLGVFLQSSLVGVYSAAWSIAKFLTLFDSAVSSTLFPELSRADAEGRQSSVAGLVEDSLTYGGLVLIPGLFGGILLGDRLLRIYGPEFVTGASVLWILIAATLLYGYQKQLLNALNGIDRPKATFRINAAFIAANVILNVLLIPTVGLVGAAVATALSAGVGVVLALVTLRSEIEFEIPLGEIARQFAAAAAMAAVVVGVETLLRTAIDLNHNFATVVLLVAVGAGTYFITLFGISEAFRSTVFDNSPFHS comes from the coding sequence ATGAGAATCGGACAGACGTCCTTCGTCGTCTTCGCGTCGAAGCTCCTCGGCTCTGCGCTGGGATTCGTTGCTACCCTCTACTTCGCACGAACCCTCGGAGCCGCAGTGTTGGGGCAGTACGCCCTCGTGCTCGCGATCGTGGCGTGGCTATCGCTGGCCGGGAATCTCGGTATTTCCGGGGCGATAACCAAACGAATGACTGAGGGAACAGACACGCCCGCGTACGCGACCGCGGGAGCACTCGTCGTCGCGGCGTTCGGCCTCGCACTCGGAGCCCTCGTGTTCCTCTTTGATGAGGCTGTAAACGCGTACGTCGGCGAACCGGTCGCGCCGCTGGTCGTCGCGCTCCTGCTGTTGGGGCTCTTTCAGTCACTCACGAACTCGGCACTTCAAGGCGAGCGGAAAGTCCACATCACGGGGCTGCTCACCCCTGTCGGGATCGCCGTCCGCAGCGTCATCCAGATCGCGCTGGTCTTCGTCGGATCCGAACTGGTTGGTATGATCGCTGGTTATGCCATCGCGAACTTTCTCGTCGCTGTCGTCGGCCTCGGGTTGCTTTCGGTCGGTGTCGCTCGTCCGTCGCGAAAGCACTTCGCGTCGCTCTACGAGTACGCGAAGTTCTCGTGGCTCGGCGGCCTCCAGTCGCGGTCGTTCAACGACGTCGACGTCCTCCTGTTGGGCGTCTTCCTCCAGTCGTCGCTCGTCGGCGTCTACTCCGCGGCCTGGAGCATCGCGAAGTTCCTCACGCTGTTCGACTCCGCCGTCAGTTCGACGCTGTTTCCGGAACTGAGCCGCGCCGACGCGGAGGGGCGGCAGAGCTCCGTCGCCGGCCTCGTCGAGGACTCGCTCACCTACGGCGGTCTCGTCCTGATTCCGGGGCTGTTCGGCGGGATCCTGCTCGGCGATCGGTTGCTCCGGATCTACGGCCCTGAGTTCGTTACCGGCGCGTCGGTGCTCTGGATCCTGATCGCCGCGACGCTTCTGTACGGCTACCAGAAACAGCTGTTGAACGCGCTGAACGGGATCGACCGCCCGAAGGCGACGTTCCGGATCAACGCCGCGTTCATCGCGGCAAATGTGATACTGAACGTGCTCTTGATCCCGACGGTCGGCCTCGTCGGGGCCGCCGTCGCGACGGCGCTGTCCGCGGGCGTCGGCGTGGTGCTCGCGCTGGTCACGCTGCGCTCGGAGATCGAATTCGAGATCCCTCTCGGGGAGATCGCCCGACAGTTCGCGGCCGCCGCCGCGATGGCCGCGGTCGTCGTCGGAGTCGAAACCCTCCTCCGGACGGCGATCGATCTGAACCACAACTTCGCGACCGTCGTCCTGCTCGTTGCCGTCGGTGCCGGAACGTACTTTATCACCCTCTTCGGGATCTCCGAAGCGTTTCGGTCGACGGTCTTCGATAACAGTCCGTTTCACTCCTGA
- the glmU gene encoding bifunctional sugar-1-phosphate nucleotidylyltransferase/acetyltransferase, with the protein MYGVVLAAGQGTRMRPLTDDRPKPLLPAAGRPLVEHVFDACIDVVDEFVVVIGYRGTDVTDRLGDAYRGTPISYVEQADPAGTAHAIEQAREVVDDRFIVLNGDVLVDPALPASLAAADGHAIATTPVEDPRSYGVVSVDAAGALSAIVEKPSDPPTDLANVGCYAFEPEVFEYIDRTEESERGEYEITDTLDLLLSDGRDVSVVEYDGRWLDVGRPWELLWANELLLADVDGDVRGAVAEGAQLDGNVVVEEGATVRDGVHVEGPALIMSGAEVGPNAYVRGATVVGPDAHVGHGVEVKNSILFSDAAVPHLSYVGDSILGRDVNLGAGTKVANLRHDDASVAMTVKGERVDTGRRKLGVVLGDGVKTGINVSLNAGVKIASGAGIRPGETVMRDVGGE; encoded by the coding sequence CACGGATGCGACCGCTCACCGACGACCGGCCCAAACCGCTCCTTCCCGCCGCCGGCCGCCCCCTCGTCGAACACGTCTTCGACGCCTGCATCGACGTCGTCGACGAGTTCGTCGTCGTGATCGGCTACCGGGGGACGGACGTCACCGACCGTCTCGGCGACGCCTATCGGGGCACGCCGATCAGCTACGTCGAGCAGGCCGACCCCGCGGGGACCGCCCACGCGATCGAACAGGCCCGCGAAGTCGTCGACGACCGCTTCATCGTGCTCAACGGCGACGTCCTGGTCGACCCGGCGCTCCCGGCGTCGCTCGCGGCCGCGGACGGGCACGCCATCGCGACGACGCCAGTCGAGGACCCGCGCTCCTACGGCGTCGTCTCCGTCGATGCCGCGGGCGCGCTCTCGGCGATCGTCGAGAAGCCCTCGGATCCGCCGACGGACCTCGCGAACGTCGGCTGTTACGCCTTCGAGCCGGAGGTGTTCGAGTACATCGACAGGACAGAGGAAAGCGAGCGCGGCGAGTACGAGATCACCGACACGCTCGATCTGCTGCTCTCGGATGGCCGCGACGTCTCCGTGGTCGAGTACGACGGCCGGTGGCTCGACGTCGGCCGGCCCTGGGAGCTACTGTGGGCGAACGAGCTACTGCTGGCCGACGTCGACGGAGATGTTCGAGGGGCAGTCGCCGAGGGCGCGCAGTTGGACGGGAACGTCGTCGTCGAGGAAGGCGCGACCGTCCGCGACGGCGTCCACGTCGAGGGGCCGGCCCTGATTATGTCCGGCGCGGAGGTGGGTCCGAACGCGTACGTCCGGGGCGCGACCGTGGTGGGCCCGGACGCGCACGTCGGCCACGGCGTCGAGGTGAAGAACTCGATTCTGTTCTCCGACGCGGCGGTGCCGCACCTCTCCTACGTCGGCGACTCGATCCTGGGGCGGGACGTGAACCTGGGTGCCGGAACGAAGGTCGCGAACCTGCGGCACGACGACGCGTCGGTGGCGATGACCGTGAAGGGCGAGCGGGTCGACACCGGACGGCGGAAACTCGGCGTCGTGCTGGGTGACGGGGTGAAGACCGGGATCAACGTGAGCCTGAACGCGGGCGTGAAGATCGCGAGCGGGGCGGGGATACGGCCGGGTGAGACGGTGATGCGAGACGTCGGTGGGGAGTGA